From Paenibacillus graminis, a single genomic window includes:
- a CDS encoding GerAB/ArcD/ProY family transporter has translation MNNSRQITTLRAAAVISSTIIGIGILSFPRYMADAGGSSAPLVAFTGALISFFSFWLLAALCRRFPKESLFVFSRRLIGRPPAMFFTLIIWLIFLWLTGLTARQFGDVATSVLFNKTPIEATIFLMLLICQLSARRNIIKFSYIHFFYLPLIIGPVLITILISMSDVDLLNLQPVLTAPSASFWKGALEASYLFQSSFIITLLVPFMQLPKQAVRAGAIGIFAAGAVYLLIVIASVGMFGAEETKLLIYPTLETARSAVIGDGFLERLDALFIVIWVISVFTTIYTTYYLAAYLLQNLLAFRDQRMTSSVLLPLVFAIAMLPKNVFETYTWTLLLGKASMILMVGYPALLWAVYGVRRFHKKVIP, from the coding sequence ATGAACAATTCCCGGCAGATCACAACACTGCGGGCGGCAGCCGTAATCAGTAGCACCATTATTGGCATAGGGATTCTCAGCTTTCCCCGTTATATGGCCGATGCCGGAGGCAGCAGCGCACCTTTGGTTGCTTTTACCGGTGCCCTGATCTCCTTCTTCAGCTTCTGGCTGCTGGCCGCGCTGTGCCGGCGCTTCCCCAAAGAATCGCTGTTTGTGTTCAGCCGCCGTCTAATCGGCCGTCCGCCGGCAATGTTCTTCACTTTGATCATTTGGCTTATCTTCTTATGGCTTACCGGCCTTACCGCCCGTCAGTTCGGAGATGTCGCCACGAGTGTGCTGTTCAATAAAACACCGATTGAAGCGACCATTTTTTTGATGCTGCTGATCTGCCAGCTGTCAGCCCGAAGGAATATCATCAAGTTTTCCTACATTCATTTCTTCTACCTGCCGCTGATCATTGGTCCGGTGCTCATAACCATCCTGATTTCTATGAGCGATGTCGACCTGCTGAATCTTCAGCCTGTCCTGACGGCTCCTTCAGCCTCCTTTTGGAAAGGCGCCCTTGAAGCGAGCTATCTGTTCCAAAGTTCCTTTATCATCACGCTGCTGGTTCCTTTTATGCAGTTGCCCAAGCAGGCTGTGCGTGCAGGAGCAATTGGTATTTTTGCAGCCGGAGCCGTATATCTGCTGATTGTTATCGCCTCCGTAGGCATGTTCGGTGCGGAAGAAACCAAGCTGCTGATTTATCCCACACTGGAAACCGCCCGTTCGGCGGTCATTGGAGACGGTTTTTTGGAACGGCTGGATGCCCTGTTCATTGTCATATGGGTGATCTCTGTCTTCACCACTATCTATACTACCTACTATCTGGCCGCTTATCTTCTGCAGAACTTGCTTGCGTTCAGGGATCAGCGGATGACCTCCAGTGTACTGCTCCCTTTGGTTTTTGCCATTGCTATGCTCCCAAAGAATGTTTTTGAGACCTACACATGGACCCTCCTTCTGGGGAAAGCATCCATGATCCTGATGGTGGGCTACCCCGCTCTGTTATGGGCCGTATACGGGGTCCGCCGTTTCCACAAGAAGGTGATCCCATGA
- a CDS encoding Ger(x)C family spore germination protein encodes MNRLLRKISAGWMAAAVISLFLTGCWDQVEIEDRALVLGLSIDTAPPEKAGQEEEVTHLSDTPLPEEMISVTAQIAVPGRVPLGPGSGSSEDGKTSPVWVVTVTGHTLDDAMNNLQQQIADPRYLVHLRVIVISEEIARGKMDDLNDYLRRNPEVRRRTWLLVSEGRAEQFMDVTPPLQRVPTLYVLSMMEKAVTSGKFPPDYIGSYWSADSKWGQSEYLPYVALRNKDNVLINGLAYFSRGKMVNTTKPLEIGAFMAVQGMDPGGYSALFKTRELGIVMTKTNERYSKTRSSIQNGKPVLTYDIYLEGDLDEHFHSAKPADSSARLYEIEQEFNKNVQKLTHNLIRQTQRDHADIFGMGEIIRAHHPAYWKEHIHEKDDWEELYGSITVNVNLTLHLRRVGLKET; translated from the coding sequence ATGAACAGACTGCTGCGGAAAATAAGCGCTGGTTGGATGGCGGCTGCCGTCATCAGTCTTTTTCTTACCGGATGCTGGGATCAAGTAGAAATTGAGGACCGGGCGCTGGTGCTTGGATTATCCATTGATACCGCCCCCCCGGAAAAGGCAGGCCAGGAAGAAGAGGTCACCCATCTTTCGGATACTCCGTTGCCGGAGGAAATGATCAGCGTCACAGCGCAGATCGCCGTGCCCGGACGTGTGCCGCTGGGGCCGGGAAGCGGAAGCAGCGAGGACGGGAAGACAAGCCCGGTGTGGGTGGTTACGGTGACAGGGCATACGCTTGATGATGCTATGAATAATTTGCAGCAGCAAATCGCCGACCCGCGCTATCTCGTGCATTTGCGGGTGATAGTCATCAGCGAAGAGATCGCCCGGGGGAAGATGGACGATCTTAATGATTATCTCCGGCGCAATCCCGAAGTCCGGCGCAGAACCTGGCTGCTGGTATCCGAAGGCCGGGCTGAGCAGTTTATGGATGTCACCCCCCCGCTGCAGCGTGTCCCTACGCTCTATGTTCTTTCCATGATGGAGAAAGCTGTTACTTCGGGCAAGTTTCCTCCCGATTATATCGGCTCCTACTGGTCGGCAGATTCCAAGTGGGGACAAAGCGAATATCTGCCCTATGTGGCACTGCGCAACAAAGACAATGTACTGATTAACGGGTTGGCCTATTTCAGCCGGGGCAAAATGGTCAACACCACAAAACCGCTGGAAATCGGCGCGTTCATGGCGGTCCAGGGAATGGACCCGGGCGGGTATTCCGCTCTTTTCAAAACAAGGGAGCTTGGTATAGTCATGACCAAAACTAATGAACGATACTCAAAGACCCGCAGCTCCATCCAGAACGGCAAACCCGTTCTAACCTATGACATTTATCTCGAAGGAGACTTGGACGAGCACTTTCATAGCGCGAAGCCTGCCGATTCCTCCGCAAGACTGTATGAGATTGAGCAAGAATTCAATAAGAATGTTCAGAAATTGACCCATAATCTGATCCGGCAGACCCAAAGGGACCATGCGGATATTTTTGGAATGGGCGAGATTATCCGCGCGCACCACCCTGCCTACTGGAAGGAGCATATTCATGAAAAAGACGATTGGGAGGAGCTCTATGGCAGTATCACTGTGAATGTTAATCTTACTCTGCATCTGCGGAGAGTCGGACTTAAAGAGACATAG
- the dhaS gene encoding dihydroxyacetone kinase transcriptional activator DhaS, whose protein sequence is MSNSLLTKKALAHSLKTLMEHVPLNKISVKHLVDDCGLNRQTFYYHFQDIFELLGWIYQTEAVESIAPYRSYNTWTDGFYRIFCYIEANKAFCCNTLDSLGRTHLDAYLYEVTNDLIMGVIQELAGEMEVDIEDKRFIANFYTLAFTGLVIQWMRGGMKDDPKMIISKLSVLIEGNFAKALHQYKKKLS, encoded by the coding sequence GTGTCCAATTCCCTTTTGACCAAAAAAGCCCTCGCCCATTCGCTGAAGACTCTGATGGAACATGTACCGCTGAATAAAATTTCAGTCAAACATCTGGTGGACGATTGCGGGCTCAACCGTCAGACGTTCTATTATCATTTCCAGGATATTTTTGAGCTGCTCGGCTGGATTTACCAGACGGAAGCCGTGGAGAGCATCGCCCCGTACCGCAGCTATAATACGTGGACGGACGGGTTTTACCGGATTTTTTGCTACATCGAAGCCAACAAGGCCTTTTGCTGCAATACGCTGGACTCCCTGGGCAGGACGCATCTGGATGCGTATCTGTATGAAGTAACGAACGACCTCATCATGGGTGTGATTCAAGAGCTTGCCGGAGAGATGGAGGTTGACATCGAGGATAAGCGGTTTATCGCCAACTTTTATACGCTTGCTTTTACGGGGCTTGTGATCCAGTGGATGCGCGGCGGCATGAAGGATGATCCGAAGATGATTATCAGTAAGCTCAGTGTGCTGATTGAAGGAAATTTTGCCAAAGCGCTGCATCAATACAAGAAAAAGCTGTCGTAA
- the recQ gene encoding DNA helicase RecQ, whose translation MKMQAPTMEQAQAELQKYYGYPDFREGQKKIVMNLLEGRDTLGIMPTGGGKSICYQVPALLLPGLTLVISPLISLMKDQVDALTTAGIPAAYINSTLSGKEVNERIRAARRGELKLLYVAPERLELDWFRLEMAGLSISCVAVDEAHCVSQWGHDFRTSYLAVSPFVNELPERPILAAFTATATPEVMEDMVRLLRLRQPGVFMTGLGRDNLAMSVLRGENKREFVLDYTAQHSHQPGIVYAATRKEVDDLYQRLQASGIAAGRYHAGMSDQERAESQEGFLYDDIRVMVATNAFGMGIDKSNVRYVIHYNMPKNMEAYVQEAGRAGRDGEPSQCILLFSAQDIMTQKFLIEQNPQDTDRKANEYRKLQQMIDYCYTTRCLRSAQLDYFGEEHGDKPCGICSSCTDERELVDMTVDAQKIFSCIHRMRERYGVALVSSVLKGSRNQKVLQYGFENLPTHGAMSSRTEKEITESINVLISEGYLALSEGQYPVVRLQPLAAEVLRGQRQVLQRVARVRSTGGSSGGRDRSRVRDLSPSAVNETVFEQLRLIRRELAGREHVPSYIIFNDATLREMSVVCPQTEAEMLRVKGVGEVKYRKYGKPFLEFFQNEM comes from the coding sequence ATGAAGATGCAAGCACCTACCATGGAACAGGCGCAGGCTGAACTGCAAAAATATTATGGCTATCCCGACTTCCGGGAGGGCCAGAAAAAAATCGTTATGAATTTGCTGGAGGGACGCGACACGCTCGGGATCATGCCGACGGGGGGCGGGAAATCCATATGTTATCAGGTTCCCGCATTGCTGCTGCCGGGACTTACGCTGGTCATTTCCCCGCTGATTTCACTGATGAAGGACCAGGTGGACGCGCTGACCACGGCGGGAATTCCGGCCGCCTATATCAACAGCACACTGAGCGGCAAAGAAGTGAATGAACGCATACGTGCGGCGCGCCGGGGAGAGCTGAAGCTGCTATACGTGGCGCCCGAGCGGCTGGAACTGGACTGGTTCCGCCTGGAAATGGCCGGACTGTCCATCTCGTGTGTCGCGGTGGACGAAGCCCACTGTGTCTCCCAATGGGGACATGACTTCCGGACCAGTTATCTGGCGGTTTCCCCCTTTGTGAACGAGCTGCCGGAACGGCCGATTCTTGCCGCCTTTACCGCAACGGCTACACCCGAGGTTATGGAAGACATGGTCCGGCTGCTGCGGCTTCGCCAGCCAGGCGTATTCATGACAGGACTGGGCCGTGATAATCTGGCCATGTCAGTGCTGCGCGGAGAGAACAAACGCGAGTTCGTGCTGGATTATACGGCACAGCACTCCCATCAGCCGGGCATCGTTTATGCCGCCACCCGCAAAGAGGTGGATGATCTGTATCAGCGGCTGCAGGCTTCCGGCATCGCCGCCGGACGTTACCATGCAGGGATGAGCGACCAGGAGCGGGCGGAGAGCCAGGAAGGTTTTCTCTATGACGATATCCGCGTCATGGTCGCCACCAACGCTTTTGGGATGGGGATCGATAAGTCGAATGTCCGTTATGTCATCCATTACAATATGCCCAAAAATATGGAGGCCTACGTACAGGAAGCGGGCCGTGCCGGGCGGGACGGAGAGCCCAGCCAGTGTATCCTGCTCTTCAGTGCGCAGGATATTATGACGCAGAAGTTCCTGATCGAGCAGAATCCGCAGGACACGGACCGCAAGGCCAATGAATACCGCAAGCTTCAGCAGATGATTGATTATTGCTATACCACCCGCTGTCTGCGCAGCGCCCAGCTGGATTATTTCGGCGAGGAGCACGGGGACAAGCCCTGCGGAATCTGCAGCTCCTGCACGGATGAACGTGAGCTGGTGGATATGACCGTGGATGCGCAGAAGATATTCTCCTGCATCCACCGTATGCGTGAACGCTATGGTGTCGCGCTGGTATCCTCCGTCCTGAAGGGCTCCCGCAACCAGAAGGTGCTGCAGTACGGCTTCGAGAATCTGCCTACCCACGGAGCCATGTCCAGCCGCACCGAGAAAGAGATTACCGAGAGCATCAATGTGCTGATCTCGGAAGGATATCTGGCCTTATCGGAAGGCCAGTATCCTGTGGTGCGGCTGCAGCCGCTGGCCGCCGAAGTGCTGCGCGGCCAGCGCCAGGTCCTGCAGCGGGTGGCCCGGGTGCGCAGCACCGGAGGCAGCTCCGGCGGGCGGGACCGCAGCCGCGTGCGCGATCTGTCGCCGTCGGCGGTTAATGAGACGGTGTTCGAGCAGCTGCGCCTGATCCGCCGCGAGCTGGCGGGGCGCGAGCATGTGCCGTCCTACATTATTTTCAATGATGCGACCCTGCGCGAGATGAGCGTGGTTTGTCCGCAGACGGAAGCGGAAATGCTGAGAGTCAAAGGGGTCGGTGAAGTGAAATACCGCAAATACGGCAAGCCGTTCCTGGAATTTTTTCAAAATGAAATGTAA
- a CDS encoding RluA family pseudouridine synthase, translated as MNIRRNPKEGSKRGLRPGGNAKAQPKRGTKGPNGKTGGTSGAAPKAPAVKSYTVAEPAELLAFLLKALVSRGRNSIKSMLSRGQVSVNGKAVTKHNFQLHPGQTVTIDLEKPIQVKEMIGLTIVHEDDDLIVIQKEAGLLSISTGEDNELTAYRQLMEHVRQSNPHNRVFVVHRLDRDTSGVMMFAKSEQLQQTLQNTWKETVKERSYVALVEGVVKKPEGTISSWLKETSTLKMYSSPHEGDGLHAVTRYKLIQGNRHFSLLEVHLETGRKNQIRVHMSDIGHPIVGDKKYGAETKAVGRLGLHARLLSFVHPASGELLTFESAIPKTFLKYSAPAPSN; from the coding sequence ATGAATATAAGAAGAAATCCCAAAGAGGGTTCCAAACGCGGCTTGAGGCCGGGAGGAAATGCCAAAGCTCAACCCAAGCGCGGTACAAAAGGCCCAAACGGCAAAACAGGCGGTACATCGGGAGCAGCACCCAAAGCACCGGCCGTTAAATCGTATACGGTGGCGGAGCCTGCCGAGCTGCTGGCTTTTTTGCTGAAGGCCCTTGTAAGCCGCGGACGCAATTCCATTAAGTCCATGCTCTCCCGCGGGCAGGTGTCGGTAAACGGCAAAGCCGTGACCAAACATAATTTCCAGCTGCATCCCGGCCAGACCGTAACCATTGATCTTGAAAAACCAATCCAGGTCAAAGAAATGATAGGACTGACCATTGTTCATGAGGACGATGATCTGATTGTGATTCAAAAGGAAGCCGGGCTGCTCTCCATCTCCACCGGCGAAGATAATGAGCTGACGGCCTACCGCCAGCTGATGGAGCATGTCCGCCAGAGCAATCCGCATAACCGTGTCTTTGTGGTGCACAGACTGGACCGCGATACTTCCGGCGTAATGATGTTTGCCAAAAGCGAACAGCTGCAGCAGACGCTGCAGAATACATGGAAAGAAACGGTGAAGGAACGCTCCTATGTGGCATTGGTGGAAGGCGTTGTCAAAAAACCGGAGGGAACCATCAGCTCCTGGCTGAAGGAAACCTCGACGCTCAAAATGTATTCCAGTCCCCATGAAGGCGACGGCCTGCATGCCGTGACCCGCTATAAGCTCATTCAGGGCAACCGCCACTTCTCTTTGCTGGAAGTACACCTTGAGACCGGACGCAAGAATCAGATCCGTGTGCATATGTCCGATATCGGCCATCCGATTGTTGGGGACAAGAAATATGGTGCGGAGACAAAAGCAGTAGGCCGGCTCGGGCTCCATGCCCGCCTGCTCTCCTTCGTACATCCAGCCTCCGGGGAACTGCTCACGTTTGAGAGTGCCATCCCCAAGACATTCCTGAAATACTCTGCACCGGCACCGTCGAATTAA
- a CDS encoding spore germination protein — protein MQAWKEKYVSYIKNQKQPSPPPSEPGGEKLSLSLSANLEKLLHGLGQSGDLVVREFLLFGRYQAALVFFSSLVNQEQIQEHILKPLMARSNDHPGLPDKLTELYHYIWNAAVQVTQGTTAEELSALPSEIVKGQLILLTEGSAEALVLDMRQVDTRGVDQPQTEQVIRGPREGYVEKLENNLSLLRYRLQSTDFRIEISPIGSRTQSRVALCYLDSLADPKLVAEAMRRISIIQTDGIIDAGYIEQFIEDQPLSPFPQVQSTERPDKTVAALLEGRVAILVDGSPFALIVPALFNQFFQTIDDYTERFIMGSLIRIIRLIALAFSLFFPALYVSVISFNPELMPTDFAVAISGGRAGVPFPAVLEVLIMEVSMEVLREATIRLPQMIGGALSIVGVLVIGQAAVAAGLASPITVVIVALTTIGSFATPAYNAAIALRMLRFPLILLAGMFGLYGVMIGTILIINHLLFLESFSVPYMSPYIPGKWRDWKDSLVRAPLWWMHSRPSFLHTRDNTRLPASIPGNYTQQILQQGGETNEQFPADHNTAGGSRNQ, from the coding sequence ATGCAAGCTTGGAAAGAGAAATATGTTTCATATATCAAAAACCAAAAGCAGCCGTCCCCCCCACCATCTGAACCGGGCGGGGAAAAGCTTAGTCTCAGCCTGTCAGCCAACCTGGAAAAGCTGCTTCACGGGCTCGGCCAGAGCGGAGATCTGGTCGTGCGCGAGTTCCTGCTGTTCGGCCGCTACCAGGCAGCGCTTGTGTTCTTCTCCTCCCTTGTCAATCAGGAGCAGATTCAGGAGCATATCCTGAAACCGCTTATGGCCCGTTCTAATGATCATCCCGGACTTCCGGACAAGCTCACTGAGCTGTACCATTATATCTGGAATGCAGCGGTTCAAGTCACACAGGGAACCACCGCAGAAGAATTGTCCGCACTGCCTTCCGAAATCGTCAAAGGCCAGTTGATTCTGCTGACAGAGGGTTCGGCTGAAGCCCTTGTACTGGACATGCGGCAGGTGGACACCCGTGGTGTAGACCAGCCGCAGACGGAACAGGTAATTCGGGGACCAAGGGAAGGTTATGTAGAGAAGCTGGAGAACAATCTCTCCCTTCTGCGCTATCGGCTGCAGAGTACGGATTTCCGGATTGAGATCAGTCCAATCGGATCACGAACCCAATCACGGGTAGCCTTATGCTATCTGGACAGTTTGGCCGATCCGAAGCTGGTAGCCGAGGCGATGCGCAGAATTTCAATTATTCAAACCGACGGCATCATTGATGCGGGTTACATTGAACAATTCATTGAGGACCAGCCGTTATCTCCTTTTCCGCAGGTTCAGAGCACAGAGCGGCCGGATAAAACGGTAGCCGCTTTGCTCGAAGGCCGGGTTGCTATCCTGGTAGACGGTTCGCCCTTCGCCCTGATCGTTCCGGCCCTGTTCAACCAATTCTTCCAAACGATAGATGACTACACCGAGCGGTTTATTATGGGCAGCCTTATTCGCATAATCCGTCTAATCGCCCTGGCCTTTTCCCTGTTTTTCCCGGCTTTATATGTGTCGGTAATTTCCTTTAACCCGGAGCTGATGCCTACCGATTTCGCTGTAGCCATCTCCGGGGGGCGCGCTGGCGTGCCCTTCCCGGCGGTGCTGGAGGTGCTGATTATGGAGGTATCTATGGAGGTGCTGCGCGAGGCTACCATCCGTCTGCCGCAGATGATTGGCGGAGCCTTGTCTATTGTCGGTGTGCTCGTTATCGGCCAGGCAGCGGTGGCCGCCGGACTGGCCAGTCCAATCACTGTGGTGATTGTTGCGCTGACGACTATCGGCTCTTTTGCCACACCCGCTTATAACGCGGCGATTGCACTGCGTATGCTGAGGTTTCCGCTGATCCTTCTGGCTGGGATGTTCGGACTCTATGGTGTGATGATCGGCACCATCCTGATTATCAACCATCTGTTGTTCCTCGAATCCTTTTCTGTACCCTATATGTCTCCGTACATTCCCGGCAAATGGCGCGATTGGAAGGACTCACTCGTGAGAGCCCCTTTGTGGTGGATGCACAGCCGCCCCAGCTTTCTGCATACCCGGGATAACACCAGGCTTCCTGCCTCCATTCCCGGGAATTATACACAACAGATTCTTCAGCAGGGAGGAGAGACAAATGAACAATTCCCGGCAGATCACAACACTGCGGGCGGCAGCCGTAATCAGTAG
- a CDS encoding CLC_0170 family protein, giving the protein MVRLLACTAAITIFSALMLLTVDRTIYKSSGWVREKKYASALGWSCAGVSLLIIVWLIILL; this is encoded by the coding sequence ATGGTGCGCCTATTAGCCTGTACTGCTGCGATCACCATATTTTCCGCACTGATGCTGCTCACAGTGGACCGGACGATCTATAAGTCCAGCGGATGGGTTCGCGAAAAAAAATATGCCTCTGCTCTGGGCTGGAGCTGCGCGGGTGTATCCTTGCTGATCATCGTCTGGCTGATTATTCTGTTATAG
- a CDS encoding oleate hydratase: MKKEYGNSQVYFVGGGIASLAGAAYLVRDCDFPGQNIHIIEEMKILGGSNDGAGSGEQGYVIRGGRMLNDEAYENLWELLSTIPSIDHPGQSVREEITAFDDANPTHANARLINKNGEVEDVLSMGFDMADRLAMGKLIITPEDKMGKARINDWFAPHFFQTNFWYMWATTFAFQPWHSAVEFKRYMLRFIHEFPRIQTLEGVTRTPYNQYDSIILPLHKYLEPFGVDFTLKCTVTDLDFKDGDGITVTKMHVLRQGVPDVIEIAEGDRVIVTNGSMTEGSSLGSMTTAPRLNGKGSSWKLWENIAAKKPGLGNPSSFDDHVDGSKWESFTVTFQDSAFFDLMEKFTRNRAGTGALVTFKDSSWFMSVVLAFQPHFRNQPEHVKVFWGYGLYPDKVGDFVKKRMCDCTGEEIMQELIGHLHFEAHKEEIMATANCIPCMMPYITAQFMPRLNSDRPKVVPEGSTNLAFISQFCEIPDDVVFTEEYSVRAARIAVYTLMGVNRPVEPIKQYQYDVRTLFSSFVTSFR, encoded by the coding sequence GTGAAAAAAGAGTACGGTAACAGCCAGGTTTATTTTGTCGGCGGCGGTATTGCATCCCTTGCAGGTGCAGCCTATCTCGTCAGAGACTGTGACTTTCCCGGACAGAACATTCACATTATTGAAGAAATGAAGATCCTCGGCGGCAGCAATGACGGCGCGGGCAGCGGTGAACAAGGTTATGTCATCCGGGGCGGCCGGATGCTGAACGATGAAGCTTACGAGAACCTTTGGGAGCTGCTGAGCACCATTCCTTCAATCGACCATCCGGGGCAATCGGTGCGTGAGGAGATTACAGCCTTTGATGATGCCAATCCCACACATGCCAATGCCCGCCTGATCAACAAAAACGGTGAAGTCGAAGACGTGCTGTCGATGGGCTTCGATATGGCAGACCGTCTGGCCATGGGCAAGCTGATTATCACTCCTGAAGACAAAATGGGCAAAGCGCGGATCAATGACTGGTTCGCTCCTCACTTTTTCCAGACGAATTTCTGGTACATGTGGGCAACGACGTTTGCCTTCCAGCCTTGGCACAGTGCGGTTGAATTCAAAAGATACATGCTCCGCTTTATACATGAATTTCCGCGCATTCAAACGCTTGAGGGGGTTACCCGTACCCCCTATAACCAATATGATTCGATTATTCTGCCGCTGCACAAATATCTGGAGCCTTTCGGCGTAGATTTCACTCTGAAATGCACCGTCACCGACCTGGATTTCAAAGACGGCGACGGCATTACAGTTACGAAGATGCATGTGCTGCGGCAGGGCGTTCCCGATGTCATTGAGATTGCGGAAGGGGACCGCGTGATCGTTACGAACGGCTCCATGACCGAAGGCTCCAGCCTCGGTTCGATGACAACCGCTCCGCGCCTGAACGGCAAGGGCAGCTCCTGGAAGCTGTGGGAGAATATTGCCGCCAAAAAACCGGGTCTGGGCAATCCTTCCTCTTTTGATGACCATGTGGACGGCTCGAAGTGGGAATCCTTCACCGTAACCTTCCAGGACTCGGCATTCTTTGATCTTATGGAAAAATTCACGCGCAACCGGGCCGGTACAGGCGCGCTTGTAACCTTCAAGGATTCCAGCTGGTTCATGTCTGTGGTGCTGGCCTTCCAGCCGCATTTCCGCAATCAGCCGGAGCATGTCAAGGTCTTCTGGGGTTATGGGCTGTATCCCGACAAGGTCGGCGATTTCGTGAAGAAAAGAATGTGCGACTGTACCGGGGAAGAAATTATGCAGGAGCTGATCGGCCACCTTCATTTCGAAGCGCATAAGGAAGAGATCATGGCTACCGCCAACTGTATCCCTTGCATGATGCCTTACATTACCGCCCAGTTCATGCCGAGACTGAACAGCGACCGGCCGAAGGTGGTTCCCGAAGGCTCCACCAACCTGGCTTTTATCAGTCAATTCTGCGAAATCCCGGATGATGTCGTGTTCACCGAGGAATATTCCGTCCGTGCAGCCAGAATTGCCGTGTACACGCTGATGGGTGTAAACCGCCCTGTGGAACCCATCAAGCAGTATCAATATGATGTACGGACGTTGTTCTCAAGCTTTGTGACTTCTTTCAGATAA